A window from Acidimicrobiia bacterium encodes these proteins:
- the folB gene encoding dihydroneopterin aldolase yields MDHILISGIRAMGVHGVLAEEQSRPQPFEVDVDLEVDVSTAGETDDLDDTVDYGAVCEAVARIVSSERYTLLERLATRIAEVCRSDTRVGAATVTVRKLRPPVPVMADHVAVRVRR; encoded by the coding sequence ATGGATCACATCCTGATCTCGGGGATCCGCGCGATGGGAGTGCACGGCGTCCTGGCCGAGGAACAGTCCCGCCCGCAGCCCTTCGAGGTCGACGTCGACCTCGAGGTCGACGTCAGCACCGCCGGTGAGACCGACGACCTCGACGACACGGTCGACTACGGCGCCGTGTGCGAGGCGGTGGCCCGGATCGTCAGCTCGGAGAGGTACACACTCCTGGAGCGCCTCGCGACGCGGATCGCCGAGGTCTGCCGGTCCGACACCCGGGTCGGTGCCGCTACCGTCACGGTACGCAAGCTGCGTCCCCCGGTCCCGGTGATGGCCGACCACGTGGCGGTCCGGGTCCGCCGGTGA